The Tenrec ecaudatus isolate mTenEca1 chromosome 6, mTenEca1.hap1, whole genome shotgun sequence genome has a window encoding:
- the PMCH gene encoding pro-MCH — protein MAKMSLSSYMLILTFSLFSQGILLSAKPIRNLEDDMVFNTFRLGKAFQKEDTAEKSVLAPSLEQYKSDENGFMNDEENRNSKNAGSKHTFLNHGLPLNVAIKPYLALKGSVAFPAENGVQNTETPQEKREIGEEENSAKFPIGRRDFDMLRCMLGRVYRPCWQV, from the exons atggctaaaatGAGTCTTTCTTCCTACATGCTAATACTaaccttttctttgttttctcaggGTATTTTACTTTCAGCAAAGCCCATAAGAAACTTAGAAGATGACATGGTATTTAACACATTCAGGCTGGGGAAAGCGTTCCAGAAGGAAGACACTGCAGAGAAATCCGTTCTTGCTCCGTCCTTGGAACAATATAAAAGTGACGAGAATGGGTTCATGAATGACGAGGAAAACAGAAATTCAAAG AATGCAGGCTCCAAACATACTTTCTTAAACCACGGTCTACCACTGAATGTGGCTATAAAACCTTATCTTGCACTGAAAGGATCTGTAGCTTTTCCAGCTGAGAATGGAGTTCAGAATACTGAAACACCACAGGAAAAGAGAGAAATTGGGGAAGAAGAAAACTCAGCTAAATTTCCTATAGGAAGGCGAGATTTTGACA TGCTCAGGTGCATGCTGGGAAGAGTCTACCGACCTTGTTGGCAAGTCTGA